From the genome of Methanofollis sp. UBA420:
CCGAACTCATCGGCATGCTCGACCGCCCTGTGGCGGCGATGGACAGGGAGGAACTGGAGACGATCCCCGGCATCGGGAAGGCCCTCGCCGAAAAGATCCGGGCGATCGCCGCGACCGGAACCTGCCCCGAGAGGGACCGCCTCCTTGCAGCGACGCCGCAAGGTCTCCCCGCCCTCCTCGCTCTCCAGGGCGTCGGCCCGAAGACGGTCGGCCGCCTCTGGAAAAACCTCGGCATCGAGGGGATCGACGACCTGGAGGCGGCGGCACGGAACCGCCGGCTCAGGGCACTGAAGGGTTTCGGGCAGAAGAAGGAGCAGGAGATCCTGCGAGCAGTCGAGGAGGCCAGGAAGGGCGCGGAAAGGATGACCGTCGCCGAGGCCAGTGCGATCGCCGCCGCGATCCTCGCCGTCCTCCCCGGCGAGGCGCGTGTTGCCGGGAGCCTGCGCCGCGGCAGGTCCACCATCGGCGACATCGACATCGTCACCACCGCACACCCCGGCCCCGCGAACCGGGCCCTGCGGGCTCTCGCGGAGAGCGTTGTTGAGGAAGGGGAGAAGAAGACCTCCCTGCGGATGCGGGGGAGGCAGGCAGACATCAGGTACGCCCGCACCGGCGAGGAGGGGGCGATGCTCCTCTACCTCACCGGTTCGAAGGCTTTCAACATCCGCCTCCGCGAGATCGCCCGGACACAGGGGATGCGGCTGAACGAGTACGGCCTGACAGAGATGGCGACAGGGCATCTGTCTGTCTACCGGACAGAAGAAGAGGTCTTTGCCGCCCTCGGCATGGCGCCTGTGCCCCCTGAACTGCGGGAGGACCGCGGTGAGATCGAGTACGCCCTCCGCGGCGCCATCCCCTCCCTCGTCGACGAAGCCGATATCAGGGGCGACCTCCATGTCCACTCTGACTGGAGCGACGGAGCCATGAGCCTCGACGAGATCGCCGCCGCGGGAGAGGAGAGAGGATACGAGTATGTCCTGGTCCCCGACCACTCGGCAAGCCTCGGGGTCGCGCACGGCCTTGATGCCGCACGCCTGCAGAAACAGCAGGAAGCGATCAGGAGGGTGAATCACACCGCCGCCTGCACCCTCCTCTCAGGCGTTGAGGTGGACATCCTCGCCGACGGGAGGCTTGCCCTGCCGGTGGCCGTCCTCGACGACTGCGACCTTGTCGTCGCCTCGGTCCACTCGGCCTTCAGGCAGGACGCCGATAACATGACCCGCCGGGTGATCGCGGCGATGGAACACGAGCAGGTGGACATCATCGGTCACCCGACCGCGCGACTCATCGGGAGGCGGCCGGCCACGGCGATCGATATGGCACGCGTGATCGATGCGGCGTCGGCGACAGGAACAGCCCTTGAGATCAATGCCTCGCCGGCGCGCATGGATATCGATGATATTTATATCAGGCAGGCAAAAAAGAAAGGCGTGAAACTGGCAATCGGGACTGACGCGCATTCTGCCGGCGAACTCGGCCACCTGCACTACGGCGTCGCCCTCGCCCGGCGGGGCTGGTGCGATGCCGGAGACGTCCTCAATACCCGGCGGCCTGCCGATCTACCGGGGCGGTGCCGGTGATCAGGTGGCTGTACGAGCAGATCCTTCGCCGCGACCTGGAAAAACTCCCCGGCCAGATCTGTTTCATGATCACCGGCGAGGACATGGTCGAGGCCCCGGAGAAGGTCTTCGAGGTGAGCGAGTGGTGCCGTGAGATCGGGCTTGGCGGCGCCACCTTCCATATCTCGACACAAGACTCCTCCGAGATTGTGCCCTATCTCCCGGCCATAAGAAAGATCGCGACGATCGCCTGCCTACGCCTCCATGTGGGCGACCAGATCGAGACGAGCGGAGAGGGAATGTGCGTGACCGTCGCGGCGGGCAAGAGCGGGCGCGAGGAGATCGCCGAATGCATCAGGAAGATCGCAGAAGAGGGAATCACCCCGGAGGCGATCGACGAGGAAACGATCGAGCGCCACCTCACCTATCACTGCGCCCCCGACCTCGTGATCAAGACCGGAGGCAGTCACCTTACCGACTTTCTCATCTGGCAGTCGGTCTACTCGGAATTTTTCTTCTCAGACGTGAACTGGAAATGGTTCAGGAAAATCGATTTTCTCAGGGCCCTGAGAGACTTCCAGGCACGGGCCAGGCGCTACGGCGCCTGACCTACCGGGAACCCCGCATCCTCTGGTCGTACACCCTGATCGCACGTAAAAGGTCGATCTTTCTGAAGACCGGCCAGTAGGGCGCGCAAAAATAGACCGCACACTCGTTGCCGTTTGCCATCCAGGGGAGGAAATTCGAAGTCCGGCGTTCATTCCCTGTCCTGAGGATGAGGTCGACGGGAGGGAGATGGATGCCGTCATAGAGGTTGCTCTCCACGGTCTGCGGGGTGATCTCGTCAGGGGCGATGCTCCCGTCCTGCACGCCGGCGGCGATCTTCCGCGCGGCATGGACGATCTCGTTCCTGCCGCCATAGGCGAGGGCGATATTCAGGTAGTACCGACTGTAGTTCCTCGTCGCCTCTTCCGCGGCCTCGATAGTCTGGAGGAGGTCGGGCGGGAGCATCGAGCGGTCGCCGATCATCTGGACCCGGATCTGGTTTTTGTGGACGCGCTCGTCGGTTTTCAGGGCGGCGAACTTCTCCTTGAAGAGTGAGAAGAGATACTCCACCTCGGCACGGTCGCGGTTGAAGTTCTCGGTCGAGAAGGAGTACAGGGTGATCGTCCGGACACCGATCTCCCGCGCCCATTCGAGCACCCTCTCGGTCACCCCGGCGCCCGCGCGGTGGCCTTCGATGGTGTCCAGGCCGAGAAGCCTTGCGTACCTCCGGTTGCCGTCCTGGATGATGGCAATATGGCCGGGGATCTGGACGCACTGCCACTGGAGATAGCGCTCGTACAGGGGTTCGACCCTCTCCCTCAGGCTCAGAGTGGCGTCACCTCCAGGACGATACCACCATTCGGGTAGCGCTCCACGATCTCCTTCTTGCCGGGGAGGCGTTCCCTGAGTTCGGCAAGCACCCACCAGGCCATTTCCACATGGGTACCGGAGACTTCGAGATCATAAATATCTTCCTTGAGGGCCTGCGGGACCTCCCCGCCCTCGATTTCCAGGACGCCGTAGACGATCGTGCCGTCGTCGGTGATCTCGTCGAAGGGCCTGGCCGTGTTCTCCGCGATCCTCTTCAGCCTTTCCCGCAACTGGACCGAGTCCTTGAATGCCGACGAGCAGACGTGGACCTTCTCATCGCCGAGGAGAGGGGCGGCCCATGCCACCGCACCGCCGACGGCATTGTGGAGGCCGTCCTCCAGATCGAGGTTCCGCTCGCGCATGGCATCGGCGTTCGTCTCGCTCCACTCCAGTTCATTGATATTGAGAAAGTCGAGTTCAGGCAGGATCGCGGCGAGGGCTTCGAGGCCGGGAAGGGACGGGACCTCGATCCCGATGGAAAAGCCGAGGTCACGGGCAATCCGCACCGAGGCGGCGTACGGGCTTTTCAGGATCCCGGCCCAGGCCTCCTGCGGCGGGTGGAGGCGGACCTCGTCCACAAGCCCGCGCAGGGGTTCGAGCTGCGCTTTTTTTGGGGCGATACCCGTATAGAGGTGGATATGGTGGTCGGGCCCGAAGTGCTCCTTGAGGAGACGACAGTACCTGACGACGTCGTCGAGGACCAGGAAGGGTTCGCCGCCGGTGACGCCGGTGCCGAGCGCGCTCATCATCTCAGCCTCCTCGATGATGTCGTCGAGGCTCCCGACCAACCGGTCGTTTGCATAGACGACATCCAGATTCCGGCGCGTGTCTGAGAGGGGGCAGTACCAGCAGTTCCTGCCGCACCGCCCGGTCACGAAAAGGACCATCTTGGCCCCTTCATAGCAGAGGACGCAGCCGTCGGCAAGACGTGGCATCCGGTCGTCAGGTTCGATCATATCAATAGTCTCCAGAGATCAGATGGAGCATATATGTGACCGCGTGCAATCTTAACGCTATCCCAGCAGGCAGGTGCACTGTTCTGAAAGACATATATACTCTCTCCGGAAAAACGCGATCCATGCATTCCCCCCAGGACGAGGACGCTCTCTCCGAGGTCGTCGGCTTTGTGCTTCTTCTCGGCGTCCTTGTCCTCGCCCTCTCTGTCTATCTGCTCTATGCGGTGCCGGCAGAGGGGCGGGAGAACGAGATCGCGCATATGAACATGGTGAAGGACAGGTTCACCGACTACAAAATCGCGCTCGACTCCCTCTGGATAAATAAACAGACGGGTGTCACCCTCTCGACGGCCTTCGACCTCGGGACCGGCGCGGCGGCGACGGAAGGAGGAGGACTTGCCCTTCCCCTCCTCAGTCCGGTGAGGTCGTCAGGTGCGGTCGAGGTCAGGTCTGACGCGGGAGCTGTCACGATCGCCACCAGCGACAACCCCGACGGCGTGAGGATCCCCCTCGGCCTGGTACAGTATGTCTCAGGGAACAACTACTGGGTCGACCAGACCTGGACCTACCAGATGGGGGCAGTGTTTCTGACGCAGGACGGGGGAACGACCGTCCGGGTGGCCCCTCCTCTCTCGGTCTACAACATCAAGAATACCTCGGCATCCGTGACATTCGCCCCGGTGAACATCACCGGTTCGACTCTCCTTGCCGGGTCGGGGCCTGTGCGGATCGAATCGAGGCTGCGGGACATGCCGTCGTACGGCCTCGACGGAGTCTATGAGGATGTAACGATCGCTATCGAAACCGGAGATAGCGGAAAGGCACAGGCCCTCAAGCACGTCTTCCGTGAAGCTGCCAGGAACGGCGGGGTTCCTGCAGCGTGGTACACGGTCGGCACCGGCGCCGGAGGCACAGTGTCTATCCATGTCATCGGCCCGGAATCCGACGAAACACCAGACGTCGCTCTCCGCGTCCCGACAGCAGACTATGCGGTGACGATCTTTAATGCGGCGTCCCTGATCGAATGAGGTGATGAAGATGAGAGACGGGCAGACTGAAGACGGCGTATCTGAGGTGATCGGGAGCGTTCTTCTGATCTCTCTCGCGGTGCTCGCCGTGGCGGTCGTCGCGGCGACACTCTTCTCCCTCCCCCATGCCGCAGAGGTGCCATACGCGAGCATCGTCGCGGGAAACTCCAGCAACGGTTCATTTGTCCTCTTCCACGAAGGCGGCGACCCCCTGAGCAGGGATAAGTACCGGATCTATGTCGATACCGGCACCGGGCTTGAGGACCGGACAGCCGCGTTCACCCCCGCCGGGAGCGACGAAGTCTGGTCGATCGGCGAAACCATTGCGTATACCGGCCCCATTACTCCAGAGATGGCCGTCATTTTGGTCATTGACTCCGGGGGCGGCGAGATCGTCATTGCAGAACCCTCCTATCGGAGAGAGGTCGTGGATGCAGGGGGACCGGTGGATGCAGGGGGGTCGGGCGTGGTACCAACCGCGACACTGACGACGATACCGACAGCAATCCCAACAACCATACCGACCACAATACCGACGACGCCGCACCCCGCAGAAGGCCACGACATCACCCTGATCACAGAGCACCCGAAGGAGGGGGTGATCATGGGCGGCGGTTCCTTTGCGTTCAGAGTCACCGGCCTGTGGTCCTCCATCCAGATCGGCGAAACATATCTAACACTCTCCCCTGGCGACCGCGTCAAAATCACGCTCCTGAACGATCAGAAAGGTCGCATCTTTATCGGTGCGTCATCGATCAGTTCCTTTGAGTTCCCCGACGTCAGGGTCACGGTCAACGACGAGGTGCTCGGAGAGGGTGCGATCGACTCCATCATGGTCAGCCAGTACGACAGCCCGATCTCCACCCTTGTCCTCTCGGTCGATTCGAAGAACAAATGGACATACTTCGTAGTCGACGACGAGATCGTCATCGACGGCTGGAAGGACAGGAGAGAGATCGTCCTCACGCACCTCATACCCGACTCATTTGGTGCGATGAACCTCGACCTCATCGGCATCAGCCATACCGACAAATCCGTGTTTTATGATGGCGGGGCGGAGGACTACACCTGCTCTTAGCCGTGAGCATGAGGAGGAGGATACAATGCACAAAGACACCGCCGCCAGCGAACTCATCGCCGTCATGGCCCTCATCGCCATCTTCGTGACAACAGCGGCGATCGTCGGGGTCATGCTCCTCTCGAACCCGCCCGGCGACGACGCACCCGCGATGCTCGCCCATGTCGAGGAGGAAGAGGGGAACGTCTACCTTTACCACGACGGCGGCGACCCCCTCGATAAAGACCATTTTGCGATCCAGGTCGATGGCGTGGACAGGACCGGAGACTTCAGCCTCATCGATGCGTCGGGAACAGAGTACGGTCCTGGCGGATGGACGTCCTGGGAGGCCGGGCAGGCCCTCGTCCTTTCAGGCGTGTCTTCGGCGGCAGAGATCAGGATCGTCGCCGACGGCGTCGACCAGAGAGGAGGCTCCTGGCTCCTCTTCGAAAACGGCACGGCGCCGAGCGGAACGCCCACCATCACGACGACACCGACCGCTACGATGACAGTGCCGACGACCGGACCGACCCCGGTGCCCATAGGCGCCGGCTTCACCGCCAATATGACGCTGGGAACGGCACCCCTGACCATCGGCTTCACCGACCTCTCCACAGGGTCGCCGACCGCATGGTCCTGGAACTTCGGTGACGGGGCAACGTCGAACGAGCAGCACCCGACCCACACCTACACGGAGGCAGGCACCTACACCGTCTCTCTCACTTCATCGAAGACCGGGAGTTCTGACACCGAGACAAAGACTGCATACATCACTGTCGGCACCTCCTTCATCGATTACGTCATCGACAAAAATGTCTTCGTCTACGGCAACGCCCTCAGCTTCGGCGGAAACACCGTCACCGGCACGGGAGCAACAGTCGTTGTCACGGGAGGGCTGGATACCGGGGATCTCAACGGCGGATCTTCCATCGCCGTCTCCGACATCTACATCGACGGCGACGTGGCCCTGGACGGAGGGAGTGCCGGCCTCGGATCGGCAATAAAACCGGGAAATATCTCCATCAACGGAGACCTGACATTGAAAAGCGGCAGCAGAGACATCTACGGCGACGTGTACGTTGCCGGAGATTTCTTCCTCAAGGACGCCAGGATCCACGACAACGTGTACGTCGACGGGGACCTGACACTCGACTGGACGCCGGTGATCGATGACGACGCCCGTATTTACTATACCGGCACGTTCACGCATCCGGCGTCTATGAATGCAGACATACTATCGAAATGCATCCACCAGACAACCGTATCTGAAGTCAGGATGCCTGACCAGAAGATGTCGTCCGCAAAATCCGCCGACTGGTACGCGGCAAGAGGGTACGTCTCAGGCGGAGCCCTGACGAGCACCATGAAGGTCTATGCCGAGAGGTACTCGTCCACGTTCTGGAGCAAAACAGCGACTGACGTCGTCATCGTTGCATACGACGGCGACATCACCATAACAGGAAAGGGAGGAAGCGGCGTTACCGGCATCTTCTTCGCACCCAGGGGGGAGGTAACCTTCGAGGGTGCATTCATAGAGGGGGTCGTCATCGCTCGCGACGGCTTCTTCGTCACGAGCGGCGGAACGGCAGTCACCTTCAAGAATATCGAGGAATACATCAGCAATCCGGACGATTATCCATTCTAATCAAATAGAAGTCACCTGCCGCAACCGC
Proteins encoded in this window:
- the polX gene encoding DNA polymerase/3'-5' exonuclease PolX, yielding MAMANRQVAAVLEEIGQLLDIHGENPYKVRAYARAAELIGMLDRPVAAMDREELETIPGIGKALAEKIRAIAATGTCPERDRLLAATPQGLPALLALQGVGPKTVGRLWKNLGIEGIDDLEAAARNRRLRALKGFGQKKEQEILRAVEEARKGAERMTVAEASAIAAAILAVLPGEARVAGSLRRGRSTIGDIDIVTTAHPGPANRALRALAESVVEEGEKKTSLRMRGRQADIRYARTGEEGAMLLYLTGSKAFNIRLREIARTQGMRLNEYGLTEMATGHLSVYRTEEEVFAALGMAPVPPELREDRGEIEYALRGAIPSLVDEADIRGDLHVHSDWSDGAMSLDEIAAAGEERGYEYVLVPDHSASLGVAHGLDAARLQKQQEAIRRVNHTAACTLLSGVEVDILADGRLALPVAVLDDCDLVVASVHSAFRQDADNMTRRVIAAMEHEQVDIIGHPTARLIGRRPATAIDMARVIDAASATGTALEINASPARMDIDDIYIRQAKKKGVKLAIGTDAHSAGELGHLHYGVALARRGWCDAGDVLNTRRPADLPGRCR
- a CDS encoding undecaprenyl diphosphate synthase family protein, coding for MIRWLYEQILRRDLEKLPGQICFMITGEDMVEAPEKVFEVSEWCREIGLGGATFHISTQDSSEIVPYLPAIRKIATIACLRLHVGDQIETSGEGMCVTVAAGKSGREEIAECIRKIAEEGITPEAIDEETIERHLTYHCAPDLVIKTGGSHLTDFLIWQSVYSEFFFSDVNWKWFRKIDFLRALRDFQARARRYGA
- the uppS gene encoding polyprenyl diphosphate synthase — encoded protein: MSLRERVEPLYERYLQWQCVQIPGHIAIIQDGNRRYARLLGLDTIEGHRAGAGVTERVLEWAREIGVRTITLYSFSTENFNRDRAEVEYLFSLFKEKFAALKTDERVHKNQIRVQMIGDRSMLPPDLLQTIEAAEEATRNYSRYYLNIALAYGGRNEIVHAARKIAAGVQDGSIAPDEITPQTVESNLYDGIHLPPVDLILRTGNERRTSNFLPWMANGNECAVYFCAPYWPVFRKIDLLRAIRVYDQRMRGSR
- a CDS encoding radical SAM protein gives rise to the protein MIEPDDRMPRLADGCVLCYEGAKMVLFVTGRCGRNCWYCPLSDTRRNLDVVYANDRLVGSLDDIIEEAEMMSALGTGVTGGEPFLVLDDVVRYCRLLKEHFGPDHHIHLYTGIAPKKAQLEPLRGLVDEVRLHPPQEAWAGILKSPYAASVRIARDLGFSIGIEVPSLPGLEALAAILPELDFLNINELEWSETNADAMRERNLDLEDGLHNAVGGAVAWAAPLLGDEKVHVCSSAFKDSVQLRERLKRIAENTARPFDEITDDGTIVYGVLEIEGGEVPQALKEDIYDLEVSGTHVEMAWWVLAELRERLPGKKEIVERYPNGGIVLEVTPL
- a CDS encoding type IV pilin N-terminal domain-containing protein, with amino-acid sequence MRDGQTEDGVSEVIGSVLLISLAVLAVAVVAATLFSLPHAAEVPYASIVAGNSSNGSFVLFHEGGDPLSRDKYRIYVDTGTGLEDRTAAFTPAGSDEVWSIGETIAYTGPITPEMAVILVIDSGGGEIVIAEPSYRREVVDAGGPVDAGGSGVVPTATLTTIPTAIPTTIPTTIPTTPHPAEGHDITLITEHPKEGVIMGGGSFAFRVTGLWSSIQIGETYLTLSPGDRVKITLLNDQKGRIFIGASSISSFEFPDVRVTVNDEVLGEGAIDSIMVSQYDSPISTLVLSVDSKNKWTYFVVDDEIVIDGWKDRREIVLTHLIPDSFGAMNLDLIGISHTDKSVFYDGGAEDYTCS
- a CDS encoding PKD domain-containing protein; the encoded protein is MHKDTAASELIAVMALIAIFVTTAAIVGVMLLSNPPGDDAPAMLAHVEEEEGNVYLYHDGGDPLDKDHFAIQVDGVDRTGDFSLIDASGTEYGPGGWTSWEAGQALVLSGVSSAAEIRIVADGVDQRGGSWLLFENGTAPSGTPTITTTPTATMTVPTTGPTPVPIGAGFTANMTLGTAPLTIGFTDLSTGSPTAWSWNFGDGATSNEQHPTHTYTEAGTYTVSLTSSKTGSSDTETKTAYITVGTSFIDYVIDKNVFVYGNALSFGGNTVTGTGATVVVTGGLDTGDLNGGSSIAVSDIYIDGDVALDGGSAGLGSAIKPGNISINGDLTLKSGSRDIYGDVYVAGDFFLKDARIHDNVYVDGDLTLDWTPVIDDDARIYYTGTFTHPASMNADILSKCIHQTTVSEVRMPDQKMSSAKSADWYAARGYVSGGALTSTMKVYAERYSSTFWSKTATDVVIVAYDGDITITGKGGSGVTGIFFAPRGEVTFEGAFIEGVVIARDGFFVTSGGTAVTFKNIEEYISNPDDYPF